The following is a genomic window from Gymnodinialimonas ceratoperidinii.
CGGAGATCCGTTTCAGGTCGTCTGCCCCGGTCTCGCGCGGGCCGCTCAGCAACTCGGGCTGCTGCTCGACCGCGGCAGAGGTCGCTGTCTGCACAGGTTCAGCGCCCGCTTTCGGTGCCTTGGCGGGCGTGGGCTTCTCTCCGACCGGAGAGACATCGTCCGGCACGTCGATCGGGTCGACTTCCGTGTCAGTGGTCTCCTCGGGCTCGGTTTTCGAAACGGGCTTCGCCGTGGATTTCTCTGCCGCCTGCTCCTTGGTGATCCCGGTGTCGTCCACCGATTTCCCCTTGGCGCGATTGGCGGGCATGGGACGCTCCGGCTCGTCCGGGACACCGTCCCCCGATTGCCGGCCCCAAGGTGCGAGAAGCGGCACTTCGGTGCCGTCGATGCGCTTGATCGTATCGCCGATGTCTTTCGCCAGACGCGCCGAGATGTTCAGCTCATCGCGGCCTTCCGCGTATTCCGTCAAAGACGTCAGCCCGCCCGCGGGCTCCGAGGCGTAGCGGCCGTTCTGCGGCCCCGGCGTCGGCACTTCGCCGCGCGCCATGGCGTCGATCAGGCCGGCGAAGCTCTCGGCCGTCAGGTCCTCGTAATAATCCTTGCCGATCTGGGCCATCGGCGCGTTGGAACAGGCGCCGAGACATTCAACTTCTTCCCAAGAGAACTTGCCGTCGGCGCTCAACTGATGGGCCTTCGGCGCGATCTTCTCGCGCGCCACGGCCACCAGATCCTCAGCGCCACAGATCATGCACGAAAGCGTGCCACAGATCTGGATATGGGCGACAGAGCCCACGGGGGCGAGTTGGAACATGAAGTAGAAGGTCGCCACCTCGAGCGCGCGGATGTAGGCGAGGCCCAACATGTCGGCGACATATTCGATCGCGGGACGGCTCAGCCAGCCCTCCTGCTCCTGCGCACGCCACAGAAGGGGGATGATGGCACTGGCCTCACGCCCCTCGGGGTACTTGGTGATCTGAGCCTCCGCCCATGCCTGGTTGTCAGGCGTGAAAGCAAAGCTGGATGGCTGCTCGGGGTGGAGGCGTCGGAGCATCTGTATCGTCCCTGGCGTTCAACTGTTGCGGAGGGTTTCGCGCAATCCGGCGCGGTTGTCCATGCGCGGGAGGGCCGCAGGGCCAGATGAGCGGCATCAAATCGTGCATCTCCGGCCCGGAAGCCGCGCCATTTGCTGTGCTGTTTAGGATCGGAGAGACGGCGCGATGTCCGCTATCGACACAGAAGTAGGGCGCCTTTCCTGGGTATAAGGCAAGAAAGACGCCCTCGCCCGGGCCGGACCCCTTCTTTCCGCCGGGCTAACGGGGCAGACCGCGCCCGCAAGGGGCACGCCAATCGGCGGAGGGGTTCAGGGAGGCAATGGGGTCGCTCCGCGCGATGACATCGGTCTGCGTATCTGTCCCTCCAGACTGGCCGGAGAGCAGAACCGTCACAACGGAGGGAATCCGTAAGTTACTCGGAGACGTCAGGCGTGATCTCTGCCTCGGGTGCCGCGCCGCCTTCGGACGATTCCTCGACTTGCGCGGCGCCTTCGGCCTCGTCCGTCTCACCGATCTGCTGTCCCATGCACAGGCCCCAGTTCACGAGGGTCAACGTCCCCTCACCGCTCGGGGCGAGGTATCCGTCCCGCATCAGGGGCACGGCCATCTGCGGGAACTGGGCGTTCTCCAGCCCGGCCGAGGCCAGCAGGTCATTCACGTCGTCCTGATGCAAGACACAGCCCTGTGCGGCGATGGCTTCGGCCAGAACAAATCCGGGGTGATCCCCGGGCGTCGCAACCTGCGCCAGCGCAAATGCCGGCATCATCGCAACGAGCGGGGCCATGAGGGGGGTCGCAAATCTCAACACGGGGCAAGGGTCCTTCAACTGGGGGTCTTCCCTGCATACCACGGCACCGCCCACGAAAAAGGGCAGGCAACCCACCGGTCCCCTGCCCCAATCAATCACGAACCTGTCAGCGCCTCAGCGGTCGACTTCGCCGAACACGATATCGAGCGAACCCAGAATGGCAGAAACATCGGCCAACTGGTGACCCTTGCAGAGATAATCCATCGCCTGAAGATGTGCGAAGCCCGGCGCGCGCAGCTTGGCGCGGTACGGCTTGTTGGTGCCATCCGCCACGAGGTAGACGCCGAACTCGCCCTTGGGCGCCTCGACGCTGGCATAGATCTCGCCCTCGGGCACGTGGAAGCCCTCGGTGTAGAGCTTGAAGTGATGGATCAGCGCTTCCATCGAGGTCTTCATGTCGCCCCGCGTCGGAGGTGTCATCTTGCCCCGCGCGATGACCGGACCCGGCTCGTTACGGAGCTTCTCGAGCGCCTGATGGATGATCTTCGTCGATTCGCGCATCTCGGCCATGCGGCAGAGGTAGCGGTCGTAGCAGTCGCCGTTCTTGCCCACGGGGATCTGGAAGTCGAACTCGTCGTAGCATTCATAGGGCTGCGCACGGCGCAGGTCCCAGGCAAAGCCCGACCCACGGACCATCACACCCGAGAAACCCCAGTTCTGGATATCCTCTTCCGTCACCACGCCGATATCGACGTTGCGCTGCTTGAAGATCCGGTTCTCCGACAGGAGCCCGTCGATGTCGTCGAGCATGTTCGGGAATTCGTGCGCCCATGCGTCGATGTCTTCGATCAAGTCGGGCGGCAGGTCCTGATGGACGCCGCCGGGCCGGAAATAGGCCGCGTGCAGGCGGGCCCCCGAGGCCCGCTCGTAGAAGATCATCAGCTTTTCACGCTCCTCGAAGCCCCAGAGCGGCGGCGTCAGCGCGCCCACGTCCAGAGCCTGAGTCGTCACGTTCAAAAGGTGGTTCAGGATCCGCCCGATCTCGCAGTAGAGCACCCGGATCAACTGCGCCCGGCGCGGCACCTCGGTGCCGGTCAGCCGCTCGATCGCGAGGCACCAGGCATGCTCCTGGTTCATCGTGCCGACGTAATCGAGCCGGTCGAAATAGGGCAGGTTCTGCAGGTAGGTCCGGCTCTCCATCAGCTTTTCGGTACCGCGGTGGAGCAGGCCGATATGCGGATCGCAGCGCTCGCAAATCTCGCCGTCGAGCTCCAGAACCAGCCGCAAAACGCCGTGGGCGGCAGGGTGCTGCGGGCCGAAGTTCAGGTTGAAGTTGCGGATCTTCTGCTCGCCGGTCTCGAAGTCAGAGGAGCCGTCGTCGTAGGTGTTCCCACGGATATCGCCGTCCATCATGCCTTCTCCCCCGACTTCTCATCTTCTGCCTTCTCGTCTCCCGGCAGCACGTAGTGCGCACCTTCCCAGGGGGACATGAAATCGAACTGGCGGTATTCCTGAACGAGGCTCACCGGCTCGTAGACCACGCGCTTTAGTTCCTCGTCGTAGCGCACCTCGGTGTAACCCGTGGTGGGGAAATCCTTGCGCAGCGGATGGCCGCGGAAGCCGTAGTCCGTGAGCAGCCGGCGCAGGTCGGCGTGGCCGGTGAACAGGATGCCGAACATGTCGTAAATCTCGCGCTCGTACCAGCCGGCGCCCGGATGCACGGAGGAGATCGAGGCCAGCGTATCTTCTTCCCGGATCGCCACTTTCACCCGGATGCGGTGGTTCTGGTACATGCTCAGGAAGTGGTAGACGACGTCGAAGCGGCGGTCGCGGCTCGGGTAGTCCACGGCCGTGATGTCGATCAGGGTCGAGAAACGGCAGGTGCGCTCGGTCTTCAGGAAGTCGATGAAGTCGACCAGATTGGCGGCGATCACCGTCACGCTCAATTCACCCACGGCGTTGATGTCGGTCGACACCACGTCGTCGGCACGCTTCTCGGTGAGGAATTCGGCCAGTTCTTGCAAAGCTGCGGTCATGTCGCTCCCCTCAGCGTGCGATGGTGCCAGTGCGGCGGATCTTCCGCTGCAACTGCAAAATGCCGTAGAGCAGCGCCTCGGCCGTCGGCGGGCAGCCGGGCACGTAGATGTCCACGGGCACGATCCGGTCGCAGCCGCGCACGACGCTGTAGCTGTAGTGGTAATAGCCACCGCCGTTGGCGCAGGAGCCCATCGAGATCACGTAACGCGGCTCGGGCATCTGGTCGTAGACCTTGCGCAGCGCGGGCGCCATCTTGTTGGTCAGCGTGCCGGCCACGATCATCACGTCGGACTGGCGAGGAGAGGCGCGCGGCGCGATCCCGAAACGCTCGGCATCGTAGCGCGGCATCGAGGTGTGCATCATCTCCACCGCGCAACAGGCCAGACCGAAGGTCATCCAGTGCAGCGATCCGGTACGCGCCCAGTTGATGATGTCCTCGGACGACGTGACGAGGAAACCCTTGTCCTGAAGCTCTGCGTTCAGGGCCTGCGTGGCGACCTCGCGGTCAGCACCGGCATGGTTCGGAGTGGTTGCTACGCCCATCGTGGCTCATCCTATGTTCGTTCGTCCTCGGAGATACGGCTGCAACGCGCCGGGGTCAACGCGGGCGCGCAAATTGGTCGGCGTGACCTTGTCGCACCCCGGCGCGGCCAACGCGTTCGAAACCGTGGCGCCGCCTTAAATGCAAAACGCCCCGGAAAGGGGCGCCGCGTGGGGCTCGATCAGAACCCATGTTCATGCCTGCCTGCGCCGGGATCACTCCCAGTCCAGCGCGCCCTTCTTCCATTCGTAGGCGAAACCGATGGTCAGGACGCCGAGGAAGACCATCATCGACCAGAAACCCACATCGCTCAGCACCGGGAAGGCCGTGGCCCAGGGGAAGAGGAAGGCGATCTCGAGATCGAAGATGATGAAGAGAATCGCGACGAGGTAGAAACGCACGTCGAACTTCATCCGCGCGTCGTCGAAGGCGTTGAAGCCGCACTCGTAGGCGCTGACCTTTTCCGGGTCGGGGTTGCTGACCGCCACGACCACGGCGGCGAGGATCAGCACCAGCGACAGGCCGATGGCCAGCCCGAGGAAAATCAGGATCGGGGCATATTCAGTCAACAGCTCGGACATGGTCGCTCCATGGATGCGGTACGGCCTTGGGTTTACGTCGCCGGGCTTGGGCGGTCAACGGCACACGGTGCGACGAAATGGGAGGCCCCCGCCCCGCTCCAACGCACCACCCTTCAACGCCCTAGCATTCATTTAACAAATGTGTTAAATGTTATGCATGAGTATGCTGCCCGCCATCTTCGCCGCCCTCAGCGATCCGGTCCGACTGGAGATCACCGAGAAGCTCATGCGTGACGGGGAAACCACCGCAGGAGAGATCAGCGCCATGTTCGATATCTCCGGCCCCGCGATCTCGCGCCACCTGTCGGTGCTGCGCAAGGCTGGCCTGATCGACCGCGAGGTTGCGGGCAAGCATCGCATCTATTCGGTCCGGGCCGAGGCGATCCAGAAGGTCTCGGACTGGACCCTGAACCACCGCGCGTTCTGGGAGGCGAGCCTCGACCGGCTGGACGCCGAACTGCGTGCCGACAAGGAAAAGGACGCATAATGACCGATGTCGTCACCCTCGAACGCGTCCTGCCCGCCTCGGCGGCACAGGTCTTCGCGAAGATTACCACCCCGGACCAGATGGTGCGCTGGTGGGGACATGCCGACATGACCGTGCCCAAGCATGACCTGGACTTTTCGCGCCCCGGCCCATGGTACGCCGTGATGGAACAGCCCGACGGGACGCAACTCATGGTGTCCGGCACGGTGACCGAGGTCGACCCGCCGCGCTTCATCGCCTTTACCTGGGGCTGGCACGAGGGCGGTCCCGGCGGCCCTCGCGGCACGGAAACCAACGTCACGATCGAGATCAGCGCCGCAGGCGAGGATCGCGCGACCATGATCTTGCGCCACTTCGATCTGGGAACCGATGACGCCCGCGCCGGACACGCGCGCGGATGGCTCGCGATCTTCGACAAACTGGAGAGAGGGTTGGCCTGACGCCGGCCTGCAACAAGGAGGACGACCAATGCCTGAGTATCTGTTTGCCTATCACGGGGGCGGCATGCCCGAGACGCCGGAAGAAGGCGAGAAGATGATGGAAGCCTGGAACACCTGGTACGGAAACATGGGGGATGCCGTCGTGAACCCCGGCGCGCCCGTTGGCATGTCGAAGACAGTCGCCAAGGGCGGCGTCAGCGATGATGGCGGTGCCAACCCGATGTCCGGCTTTACCGTCGTGCGTGCGGAGTCGATCGAAGCCGCCTGCGACATGGCCAAGGGGTGCCCGATGGTCAGCGATGGCTCCGGATCGGTCGAAGTGGCCGAAGTGATGGAAATGTAGTCAAAAGTGGCGCGGCCCGTAGCCCTTGTGCGCAAGGATCACGGGCCGCCCGGTTCGGATGAATTTACTGCTCCGCGCCTCTAAAGCGCGTCGCGCAATTCGCGGCGCAGGATCTTCCCGCTCGCCGATTTCGGGACACTCTCGACGAAGCGATATTCAACCGGGTGCTTGTAATGGGCGAGGCATCCCTCGCAATGGGCCCGCAGGTCTTCTTCCTTCACCGCGCCCGAGGTGACGACAAAGGCAATCGGTAACTCGCCGGCCTCCGGGTCCACGCGCCCGATCACGGCGGCGTCGGTGACGCCTTCGCAGCCGCATAGCGCCGCCTCGACTTCGGCGGGAGCGACCTGAAAGCCCTTGTACTTGATCAACTCTTTCAGACGATCACGGATGAACATGAAGCCATCCTCGTCGATCTCCGCCAGATCGCCGGTTCGCAGCCAGCCATCGTCAGCCATCGTCTCCTCGGTCGCTGAAGCGTTGTTGAGGTAGCCCTTCATCACCTGCGGCCCGCGCACCCAGAGCTCTCCTTCCAGACCGGCCGGCAAATCCTCCATCGTGTCGGGATCGACGATTCGGCACTCGGTCGAGGGCACCAACTGACCGCTGGAGCCGTGGCGGATCGCGTCGCCGCGGGTCATGTGGCTGACGGGGCTGAGCTCGGTCATGCCGTAGCCCTGCACCGAATTGGCCCCGAAGCGCGTGCCAACGGCGGCCTCGATCTCGGCGCCGAGCGGCGCGGCGCCCGAGAAGACCTCCGTCACGGACGACA
Proteins encoded in this region:
- a CDS encoding SRPBCC family protein, with the translated sequence MTDVVTLERVLPASAAQVFAKITTPDQMVRWWGHADMTVPKHDLDFSRPGPWYAVMEQPDGTQLMVSGTVTEVDPPRFIAFTWGWHEGGPGGPRGTETNVTIEISAAGEDRATMILRHFDLGTDDARAGHARGWLAIFDKLERGLA
- a CDS encoding NuoB/complex I 20 kDa subunit family protein, whose amino-acid sequence is MGVATTPNHAGADREVATQALNAELQDKGFLVTSSEDIINWARTGSLHWMTFGLACCAVEMMHTSMPRYDAERFGIAPRASPRQSDVMIVAGTLTNKMAPALRKVYDQMPEPRYVISMGSCANGGGYYHYSYSVVRGCDRIVPVDIYVPGCPPTAEALLYGILQLQRKIRRTGTIAR
- a CDS encoding NADH-quinone oxidoreductase subunit C, whose amino-acid sequence is MTAALQELAEFLTEKRADDVVSTDINAVGELSVTVIAANLVDFIDFLKTERTCRFSTLIDITAVDYPSRDRRFDVVYHFLSMYQNHRIRVKVAIREEDTLASISSVHPGAGWYEREIYDMFGILFTGHADLRRLLTDYGFRGHPLRKDFPTTGYTEVRYDEELKRVVYEPVSLVQEYRQFDFMSPWEGAHYVLPGDEKAEDEKSGEKA
- a CDS encoding ArsR/SmtB family transcription factor; translation: MSMLPAIFAALSDPVRLEITEKLMRDGETTAGEISAMFDISGPAISRHLSVLRKAGLIDREVAGKHRIYSVRAEAIQKVSDWTLNHRAFWEASLDRLDAELRADKEKDA
- a CDS encoding NADH-quinone oxidoreductase subunit D, whose product is MMDGDIRGNTYDDGSSDFETGEQKIRNFNLNFGPQHPAAHGVLRLVLELDGEICERCDPHIGLLHRGTEKLMESRTYLQNLPYFDRLDYVGTMNQEHAWCLAIERLTGTEVPRRAQLIRVLYCEIGRILNHLLNVTTQALDVGALTPPLWGFEEREKLMIFYERASGARLHAAYFRPGGVHQDLPPDLIEDIDAWAHEFPNMLDDIDGLLSENRIFKQRNVDIGVVTEEDIQNWGFSGVMVRGSGFAWDLRRAQPYECYDEFDFQIPVGKNGDCYDRYLCRMAEMRESTKIIHQALEKLRNEPGPVIARGKMTPPTRGDMKTSMEALIHHFKLYTEGFHVPEGEIYASVEAPKGEFGVYLVADGTNKPYRAKLRAPGFAHLQAMDYLCKGHQLADVSAILGSLDIVFGEVDR
- a CDS encoding NADH-quinone oxidoreductase subunit E, which produces MLRRLHPEQPSSFAFTPDNQAWAEAQITKYPEGREASAIIPLLWRAQEQEGWLSRPAIEYVADMLGLAYIRALEVATFYFMFQLAPVGSVAHIQICGTLSCMICGAEDLVAVAREKIAPKAHQLSADGKFSWEEVECLGACSNAPMAQIGKDYYEDLTAESFAGLIDAMARGEVPTPGPQNGRYASEPAGGLTSLTEYAEGRDELNISARLAKDIGDTIKRIDGTEVPLLAPWGRQSGDGVPDEPERPMPANRAKGKSVDDTGITKEQAAEKSTAKPVSKTEPEETTDTEVDPIDVPDDVSPVGEKPTPAKAPKAGAEPVQTATSAAVEQQPELLSGPRETGADDLKRISGVGPRLEGVLNDLGFYHFEQIAAWGPEEIAWVDARIPFKGRIVRDNWVLQARTFASED
- a CDS encoding YciI family protein, encoding MPEYLFAYHGGGMPETPEEGEKMMEAWNTWYGNMGDAVVNPGAPVGMSKTVAKGGVSDDGGANPMSGFTVVRAESIEAACDMAKGCPMVSDGSGSVEVAEVMEM
- a CDS encoding NADH-quinone oxidoreductase subunit A, coding for MSELLTEYAPILIFLGLAIGLSLVLILAAVVVAVSNPDPEKVSAYECGFNAFDDARMKFDVRFYLVAILFIIFDLEIAFLFPWATAFPVLSDVGFWSMMVFLGVLTIGFAYEWKKGALDWE